The Moritella sp. Urea-trap-13 genome includes a region encoding these proteins:
- a CDS encoding diguanylate cyclase has protein sequence MQTSQDTPSATPQSESDGYSKINTAMLLAFINRLLGATRGIDNELNSAVSKLKATLERSTSDDELNIQIKQVERQIMLQPNVLSDTLKIGDSATIQAAKSLAHLLQDDPKLSSELQLVLAEPKVTAVAALQNKVQSLFCIYHSAIKNAQSSNGNNDNFSATTHKKICDDLQRLINELDFAGGFGSNLKKIRQRLLQGVEGHELVDICLQIINNVIEGAREERLASKTFLHAIVEELNNIAYKFDNSLVDSNNISKKQISLLANLKERIDILDLDITTSDNLAETKLHVQQGLEIISSSIQQQEQLLQEKILLELQIKAVQAQLEELKKETLLHTQRLEAQQHKLYLDSLTQVYNRTALDERFKLEFKRWQRYQTNTTVAMIDIDHFKKINDTFGHIAGDKALKIVARALQKSIKSKDFIARFGGEEFVILLADLEPDEIQAILDQLRNTIKNIPFRFKGEQVSISISIGATQFSADDNDALEPFERADKALYEAKSSGRDKVIIRI, from the coding sequence ATGCAGACATCACAAGATACGCCTTCAGCTACACCCCAAAGTGAATCCGACGGGTACAGTAAAATAAACACAGCTATGTTGTTAGCCTTTATCAATCGTTTACTGGGTGCCACACGCGGTATCGACAATGAACTAAACAGTGCCGTGAGTAAGCTGAAAGCAACTCTTGAACGCAGTACTTCTGATGATGAACTGAACATTCAAATCAAACAGGTTGAGCGTCAGATAATGCTACAACCGAATGTCTTATCTGACACCTTGAAAATTGGTGATAGTGCGACAATTCAAGCCGCCAAGTCATTAGCTCATTTATTGCAAGACGATCCAAAACTGTCCAGCGAACTGCAACTGGTATTGGCAGAACCAAAAGTGACGGCCGTTGCCGCATTGCAGAATAAAGTACAATCTTTATTCTGCATCTACCACAGTGCTATCAAGAACGCACAGTCATCTAACGGTAATAATGATAATTTTTCTGCTACTACGCATAAGAAAATATGTGATGATTTACAACGGCTAATCAATGAATTGGATTTTGCCGGTGGCTTTGGCTCTAACCTGAAGAAGATCCGCCAACGTTTATTACAAGGTGTTGAAGGTCACGAACTCGTTGATATTTGCCTGCAGATCATCAACAACGTTATTGAAGGGGCACGTGAAGAGCGCTTAGCCTCAAAAACCTTCCTACATGCGATAGTGGAAGAGCTCAATAACATCGCCTACAAGTTTGATAACTCATTAGTTGATAGTAATAACATCAGCAAAAAACAAATAAGCTTGTTAGCCAACCTGAAAGAACGCATTGATATTTTAGATTTAGATATCACCACCAGTGATAACTTAGCTGAAACTAAATTACACGTGCAGCAGGGACTTGAGATCATCTCCAGCAGTATTCAGCAACAAGAACAATTACTGCAAGAAAAAATCCTGCTTGAATTACAAATAAAAGCCGTGCAAGCCCAGCTTGAAGAACTAAAAAAAGAAACCTTACTGCATACCCAACGTTTAGAAGCGCAGCAGCATAAACTCTACCTCGACTCGCTCACACAAGTATACAATCGCACAGCATTAGACGAACGCTTTAAACTCGAATTTAAGCGTTGGCAACGTTATCAAACCAATACCACCGTCGCCATGATCGATATTGATCACTTTAAAAAGATTAATGATACCTTTGGTCATATTGCCGGTGATAAAGCCCTTAAGATAGTCGCTCGCGCACTGCAGAAATCAATCAAAAGCAAAGACTTCATCGCACGTTTTGGTGGCGAAGAATTTGTGATATTACTGGCCGATTTAGAACCAGATGAAATACAGGCTATTTTAGACCAGCTACGTAATACCATTAAAAATATACCCTTTAGATTTAAAGGCGAGCAAGTCTCAATCTCCATTTCTATTGGTGCAACGCAATTTTCAGCAGATGATAACGATGCGCTAGAACCTTTCGAGCGCGCGGATAAAGCATTATACGAAGCAAAAAGCTCAGGACGAGATAAAGTCATCATTAGGATCTAA
- the ppnN gene encoding nucleotide 5'-monophosphate nucleosidase PpnN — translation MITHIKPVGSMDLLSQLEVDRLQQKATSDLYLLFRNCSLAVLNSGSRTDSSSEILKAFSNFDINVVQQERGVKLELHNAPEQAFVDGEIIRGIQEHLFSVLRDILYVDSYIEKVPVPKKDLSSFLTNQVFSILRNARVIRSDSDPNMVVCWGGHSIRSPEYEYAKAVGHELGLREMNICTGCGPGAMEGPMKGATVGHAKQRVKQRRYLGLTEPSIIAAEPPNPIVNELVILPDIEKRLEAFVRLSHGIIIFPGGAGTAEELLYLLGIMMHPENKRQPLPIVLTGPKESEEYFTTIDDFIGATLGFEAQKYYQIIIDDVSSAAQIMKKAMQKTYEYRRAIGDAYSYNWSLKIELDFQMPFIPNHQHMAALNLSLEQAPEVLAMNLRKAFSGIVAGNVKDSGIKAIEKNGPFKLQGDPKLMQLMDNLLKSFIKQNRMKLPGSKYEPCYEIIKPS, via the coding sequence ATGATAACCCATATCAAACCCGTTGGTAGTATGGACCTACTATCGCAACTTGAAGTCGACCGATTACAACAAAAAGCCACCAGCGATTTATACTTATTATTCCGCAATTGTTCGCTAGCGGTATTAAATTCCGGTTCGCGTACTGATTCAAGTAGTGAAATTTTAAAAGCCTTCAGCAATTTTGATATCAATGTTGTGCAACAAGAACGCGGCGTCAAACTCGAACTGCATAACGCCCCAGAGCAAGCCTTTGTCGATGGCGAGATCATTCGTGGTATTCAAGAACATCTGTTTTCAGTGTTACGTGATATTCTCTATGTCGATAGCTACATTGAAAAAGTCCCGGTACCGAAAAAAGACTTATCCTCATTTTTAACCAACCAAGTATTTTCCATTTTACGTAACGCTCGGGTGATCAGATCTGATTCCGATCCCAATATGGTTGTTTGCTGGGGTGGCCACTCCATTCGTTCACCGGAATATGAATATGCCAAAGCGGTGGGCCATGAACTGGGCTTGCGTGAGATGAATATATGTACCGGCTGTGGACCAGGTGCAATGGAAGGGCCAATGAAAGGCGCGACCGTGGGCCATGCCAAACAACGGGTAAAACAACGTCGTTATCTGGGTTTAACAGAGCCGAGCATCATTGCCGCAGAACCGCCAAACCCAATCGTCAATGAATTAGTGATCTTACCGGATATCGAAAAACGCTTAGAAGCCTTCGTGCGCCTTTCGCACGGTATCATCATTTTCCCTGGTGGCGCAGGGACAGCGGAAGAGCTGTTATATTTACTGGGTATCATGATGCATCCCGAGAATAAACGCCAACCTCTGCCTATCGTGTTAACTGGACCGAAAGAAAGCGAAGAATACTTTACCACCATTGATGATTTTATCGGCGCAACACTGGGCTTTGAAGCACAGAAATATTATCAAATCATTATTGATGATGTATCAAGTGCCGCACAGATCATGAAAAAAGCCATGCAAAAAACCTACGAGTACCGCCGCGCCATTGGCGATGCTTATTCCTATAATTGGAGTCTTAAAATTGAACTCGATTTTCAGATGCCCTTTATCCCCAATCATCAACATATGGCGGCGTTAAACCTTAGCCTTGAACAAGCGCCTGAAGTACTGGCAATGAACTTGCGTAAAGCCTTTTCAGGCATTGTCGCCGGTAACGTTAAAGACTCAGGGATCAAGGCAATTGAAAAAAATGGCCCATTTAAGCTACAAGGTGATCCCAAATTGATGCAATTAATGGACAATTTATTAAAAAGTTTCATAAAACAGAACAGAATGAAACTTCCGGGTAGTAAGTATGAGCCTTGTTATGAAATAATTAAACCTAGCTAA
- the xni gene encoding flap endonuclease Xni, whose amino-acid sequence MAQNHLLIIDALNLIRRVHAVQLNQSNDPVAQISATRETIKHAVRKLLSITAPTHVVAVFDAEQTGWRHEIYPEYKANRKPMPESLQQALTFIQDDLWELNVDSLLTEQDEADDLIATLAVKMSAQQQPVTIISTDKGYCQLLTPYIQIRDYFNKRWLDQEFIDDKFGVQPQQLADYWALVGISGSHLAGVAGVGPKTATQLLTQYPNLDAIYASEDLKPKLREKLDTHKEMAYITQQLAQLKIDIPLGFNLKDLRYQP is encoded by the coding sequence ATGGCCCAAAATCACTTATTAATTATCGATGCGTTAAACCTGATCCGTCGAGTACATGCAGTTCAACTTAATCAAAGTAACGATCCGGTTGCACAAATCAGCGCAACCCGCGAAACCATTAAACACGCAGTCAGAAAACTGCTATCGATCACAGCGCCGACCCATGTCGTCGCGGTGTTTGATGCTGAGCAAACCGGGTGGCGTCATGAGATCTACCCTGAATACAAAGCTAACCGTAAACCGATGCCGGAATCGCTACAACAAGCACTGACTTTCATCCAAGATGATCTGTGGGAATTAAACGTCGACTCTTTATTAACAGAACAAGATGAAGCAGATGATTTGATTGCTACCCTCGCCGTCAAAATGTCAGCACAACAGCAACCAGTGACCATTATCTCGACGGATAAAGGTTACTGCCAACTGTTAACACCTTACATTCAAATTCGTGATTATTTTAATAAGCGTTGGTTAGACCAAGAGTTTATCGACGATAAATTTGGCGTTCAACCACAGCAACTTGCTGACTATTGGGCATTGGTGGGCATCAGTGGTAGCCACCTAGCTGGCGTCGCGGGTGTGGGGCCTAAAACAGCAACTCAGTTACTAACACAATATCCTAATTTAGACGCTATTTATGCCAGTGAAGATTTGAAACCTAAACTACGTGAAAAACTCGACACCCATAAAGAGATGGCTTACATCACTCAACAATTAGCCCAACTAAAAATTGATATTCCACTCGGGTTTAATTTAAAAGACTTGAGATATCAACCTTAA
- a CDS encoding isocitrate dehydrogenase: MTQTRITVIPGDGIGPDIIESAIQILDKAGCNFAYDFADAGLAALQTSGELLPKATLDLIEKNKVALKGPLTTPVGAGFTSINVSLRKYFNLYANLRPVLSFKGTRSRYENIDIITVRENTEGMYSGAGQIISDDGSEAEAKSIITRDGAERICVAAYELAKSENRKKVTAIHKANILKTTSGLFLEVAREVAKRYPEIESEEMIVDAACMNLVMYPERFDVIVTTNLFGDILSDLCAGLVGGLGMAPGANIGKDTAIFEAVHGSAPDIAGKNLANPTSVILASIQMLEYLEMKTQADNIRNAVRDVIESGDRTTYDLGGTHGTTDFTQAILERL; encoded by the coding sequence ATGACACAAACAAGAATTACAGTGATCCCGGGTGATGGTATTGGTCCGGATATTATTGAGTCTGCAATTCAAATTTTAGATAAAGCTGGCTGTAACTTCGCATATGACTTTGCTGATGCTGGTCTTGCTGCTCTACAAACTTCAGGTGAGCTGCTACCAAAAGCGACATTAGATTTAATTGAAAAAAATAAAGTAGCCTTAAAAGGCCCGCTAACAACTCCGGTTGGCGCTGGTTTTACCTCAATCAATGTATCATTACGTAAGTACTTTAATTTATACGCGAACTTACGTCCGGTACTATCATTTAAAGGCACGCGTAGCCGCTACGAAAACATCGATATCATTACCGTTCGTGAAAACACGGAAGGCATGTACTCTGGCGCAGGCCAAATCATTTCCGATGACGGCAGTGAAGCAGAAGCAAAAAGTATCATTACCCGTGATGGCGCAGAGCGTATTTGTGTTGCCGCATATGAATTAGCTAAATCAGAAAACCGTAAAAAAGTAACGGCAATTCATAAAGCTAATATTCTTAAAACGACATCAGGTCTGTTCCTTGAAGTCGCGCGTGAAGTCGCAAAACGTTACCCTGAAATTGAATCAGAAGAAATGATCGTTGATGCCGCGTGCATGAACTTGGTTATGTACCCTGAACGTTTCGATGTGATCGTAACGACGAACTTGTTCGGTGATATTTTATCTGACTTATGTGCAGGTCTTGTTGGTGGTCTTGGTATGGCTCCTGGCGCAAACATAGGTAAAGATACCGCTATTTTTGAAGCTGTACACGGCAGTGCACCAGACATCGCTGGTAAAAACTTAGCCAATCCAACATCAGTGATCTTAGCGTCAATTCAAATGCTAGAATACCTTGAAATGAAAACCCAAGCAGATAACATTCGTAACGCAGTACGCGATGTGATCGAATCAGGTGACAGAACAACATATGATCTGGGTGGTACGCACGGAACAACAGACTTCACACAAGCTATCTTAGAACGCCTTTAA
- the rlmM gene encoding 23S rRNA (cytidine(2498)-2'-O)-methyltransferase RlmM, protein MNGILLYCRPGYEKECAAEIQARATAMEAYGFAKVTLNSGYVVFECHSADDVDTIAKKLPLSSLIFARQMIALHARVDDMPLYDRVNPVVAACEGIEGMGELRVEMPDTNEGKELSKFCRKYTVPLRQSLRKADHLLAKENKNRPVLHVFFIDNVSVYIGYSYSFNNSPLPMGIMRLKFPSKAPSRSTLKLEEAFHTFIPADQWDRRIGGAMRAVDLGACPGGWTYQLVQRSMFVVAIDNGAMAESLMETGQVKHYEEDGFKYEPAKTTIAWTNRKLNGNKIKVPENPPVDMLVCDMIEKPERVARLMCKWLLNAWCKEAIFNLKLPLKRRYHTLEDCLEILDKQLDDRFVIQAKHLYHDRDEVTVHVAWSHFIPDDKKA, encoded by the coding sequence ATGAATGGTATTTTATTATATTGCCGCCCTGGTTATGAAAAAGAATGTGCTGCTGAGATCCAAGCACGAGCGACTGCCATGGAGGCGTATGGTTTTGCTAAAGTAACGCTGAATTCGGGTTATGTTGTGTTTGAATGTCACTCTGCTGACGATGTCGATACAATCGCGAAAAAATTACCACTTTCATCATTGATCTTTGCTCGTCAAATGATTGCACTGCATGCGCGTGTTGATGATATGCCACTTTACGATCGTGTTAACCCTGTGGTTGCCGCTTGTGAGGGTATTGAAGGCATGGGTGAGCTACGGGTAGAAATGCCTGATACCAATGAAGGTAAAGAGCTTTCTAAATTTTGTCGTAAGTACACAGTGCCACTACGTCAATCATTGCGTAAAGCCGATCACTTATTAGCAAAAGAAAATAAAAACCGTCCAGTACTGCACGTATTCTTCATTGATAACGTGAGTGTTTATATCGGTTACTCATATAGCTTTAACAATTCGCCATTACCTATGGGTATTATGCGTCTTAAGTTCCCATCGAAAGCGCCAAGCCGCTCGACATTGAAACTGGAAGAAGCATTTCATACCTTCATCCCTGCAGATCAGTGGGATCGACGTATCGGTGGTGCAATGCGCGCGGTTGATTTAGGTGCTTGCCCTGGTGGTTGGACGTATCAGTTAGTGCAACGCAGTATGTTTGTTGTGGCGATTGATAACGGTGCTATGGCTGAGAGCCTGATGGAAACTGGTCAAGTTAAGCATTACGAAGAAGATGGTTTTAAATATGAGCCAGCTAAAACGACGATTGCTTGGACTAACCGTAAGTTAAACGGTAACAAGATTAAGGTTCCTGAGAACCCACCAGTTGATATGCTGGTATGTGACATGATTGAGAAACCTGAACGTGTTGCACGTCTAATGTGTAAGTGGTTATTGAATGCATGGTGTAAAGAAGCTATCTTTAACCTTAAGCTACCATTAAAACGTCGTTATCATACACTTGAAGATTGCTTAGAGATTTTGGATAAGCAACTGGATGACCGTTTTGTTATTCAAGCTAAACATCTTTATCATGACCGTGATGAAGTGACTGTCCATGTAGCTTGGTCACACTTCATTCCTGACGATAAAAAAGCCTGA
- a CDS encoding transcriptional regulator GcvA: MSRRLPPLNSLRVFEAAARHSSFTRASEELYVTQAAVSHQIKALEEYLGIKLFRRQNRALFLTEEGQSYFLDIKDTFSSLVDATERLLARGAKGSLTVSLQPSFAIQWLVPRLSLFSDLYPDIDVRIKAVDMDDGSLTDDVDVAIYYGRGKWKDLHAEKLHTEYLVPVCSPRLLQNGTKPLKTPGDLKLHTLLHDTSRRDWTAWFKQTNITDINVNQGPIFSHTSMVLQAAIHGQGVALGHSVLAQPEIDAGRLVRPFSEVLVSKNAYYVVCREEQDELGKIVAFRDWMLSLVEEEQQDFVDN; the protein is encoded by the coding sequence ATGTCACGCAGACTTCCGCCCTTAAATTCGCTACGTGTTTTCGAAGCCGCCGCTAGACATTCTAGCTTTACACGCGCTTCTGAAGAGCTTTACGTGACGCAAGCCGCTGTTAGCCACCAAATTAAAGCACTTGAAGAGTATTTGGGCATTAAATTATTTCGTCGTCAAAACCGTGCGTTGTTTTTAACGGAAGAAGGCCAGAGTTATTTTCTTGATATTAAAGATACTTTTTCTTCATTAGTGGATGCGACTGAGCGTTTATTAGCCAGAGGGGCGAAAGGGTCGTTGACGGTTAGTCTACAGCCTAGCTTTGCGATCCAATGGTTAGTGCCGCGGTTATCTTTATTTTCAGATCTATATCCCGATATTGATGTGCGTATTAAAGCCGTTGATATGGATGATGGTTCGCTGACTGATGATGTCGATGTGGCTATTTATTATGGTCGGGGTAAGTGGAAAGATTTACATGCAGAGAAATTGCATACTGAATACTTAGTCCCGGTTTGCTCACCACGACTACTGCAAAATGGCACTAAACCACTAAAAACGCCAGGTGACTTAAAATTACACACGTTATTGCATGATACATCGCGCCGTGATTGGACTGCTTGGTTTAAACAAACCAATATTACCGATATTAATGTTAACCAAGGGCCTATCTTTAGTCATACCTCAATGGTATTGCAAGCGGCGATACACGGCCAAGGTGTCGCACTCGGGCACAGTGTGTTGGCACAGCCTGAAATTGATGCGGGTCGTTTGGTTCGGCCTTTTAGTGAAGTATTAGTGAGCAAGAACGCGTATTACGTGGTTTGTCGTGAAGAACAAGATGAATTGGGTAAGATTGTGGCATTCCGTGACTGGATGTTGTCACTCGTAGAAGAAGAGCAACAAGACTTTGTAGACAATTAA
- the kdsA gene encoding 3-deoxy-8-phosphooctulonate synthase yields MNAKIVKIGNDIICANDLPFVLFGGINVLEDELSTLRAVEAYKTVTDKLGIPFVFKASFDKANRSSIHSFRGVGMEKGLNIFKRVKAEFNVPIITDIHTEAQCQPVADVVDVIQLPAFLARQTDLVQAMAATGAVINIKKPQFMSPHQVGNIVDKFAECGNEQVIICERGHCHGYDNLIVDPLAFGVMKELTQGTPIILDSTHATQQRDAGSAASGGRRKQVPELSYAGLATGIAGLFIEAHENPAQARCDGPSALPFAKLEAFLAQAKAIDDVVKSFTAIDID; encoded by the coding sequence ATGAATGCAAAAATAGTAAAAATTGGTAATGATATTATTTGTGCCAACGATCTACCATTTGTGTTATTTGGTGGTATCAATGTATTAGAAGACGAACTATCGACTCTACGCGCTGTAGAAGCGTATAAGACGGTGACTGATAAACTGGGTATCCCTTTTGTATTTAAAGCGTCTTTTGATAAAGCTAACCGTTCAAGTATCCACTCATTCCGTGGTGTGGGCATGGAAAAAGGCCTAAACATTTTCAAACGTGTTAAAGCTGAATTCAATGTGCCAATCATTACGGATATCCATACTGAAGCACAATGCCAACCGGTTGCTGATGTTGTTGACGTGATCCAATTACCGGCTTTCCTTGCTCGCCAGACAGATTTAGTGCAAGCAATGGCGGCAACAGGCGCTGTGATTAATATTAAGAAACCACAGTTCATGTCTCCACATCAAGTGGGTAATATCGTTGATAAGTTCGCGGAATGTGGTAACGAACAGGTGATTATATGTGAGCGTGGCCATTGCCATGGTTACGATAACCTTATTGTTGATCCATTAGCCTTTGGCGTAATGAAAGAACTAACACAAGGTACGCCAATCATCTTAGACAGCACCCATGCAACGCAACAGCGTGATGCCGGTAGTGCTGCGTCTGGTGGTCGTCGTAAACAAGTACCTGAATTGAGCTACGCTGGTTTAGCGACCGGTATTGCAGGTCTATTCATTGAAGCACATGAAAACCCAGCACAAGCGCGTTGTGATGGTCCTTCAGCATTACCATTTGCTAAGTTAGAAGCATTTTTAGCGCAAGCAAAAGCGATTGATGATGTGGTAAAGAGTTTTACTGCGATTGATATTGATTAA
- a CDS encoding SirB1 family protein, giving the protein MEFDANEVLTETESTDTEQLEALDNSAIDSEQLDEYDDELAEEVLMIDNVMLATLSAIEVITEKPLLEEAIVELDGLIELIEVDMQGFTCDVEKRDQLLYLFYQQLGFAGNWRKWLELDSVLLHKVISSRNGVPLSLGTVFMYFAEHFAVEVKGILFPGQFVLRFGCEKTAIYVDPADGQVLSRHKLQVLLRGIEGNHALLTDDDLLEANNEMHYLRLLQVLKAALIRDEHFSYALRCIDLILELEPDEPYEIRDRGFLLQQLDCKKLAGEDFAYFIEQCPDDPITRVLKAQVEELAVANDTIH; this is encoded by the coding sequence ATGGAATTTGATGCAAATGAAGTGCTGACAGAAACAGAATCGACAGACACAGAACAGCTCGAAGCGCTAGATAATAGCGCCATTGATAGTGAGCAGCTCGACGAATATGATGATGAGCTCGCAGAAGAAGTACTGATGATTGACAATGTCATGCTCGCAACACTATCAGCCATCGAGGTGATAACGGAGAAACCGTTACTCGAAGAGGCGATTGTTGAATTGGATGGTTTGATTGAACTCATCGAAGTCGACATGCAAGGCTTTACCTGTGACGTTGAAAAGCGTGACCAGTTATTATATTTGTTTTATCAGCAACTTGGTTTTGCAGGTAATTGGCGTAAGTGGCTAGAACTCGACAGTGTATTACTGCATAAAGTGATTAGTAGTCGTAATGGTGTGCCGCTGTCATTGGGTACGGTATTCATGTATTTTGCTGAGCATTTTGCAGTCGAAGTCAAAGGCATATTATTCCCAGGTCAATTCGTATTGCGTTTTGGGTGTGAAAAAACAGCGATTTATGTAGATCCTGCTGATGGCCAAGTACTGAGTCGTCATAAGTTACAAGTATTGTTACGTGGTATCGAAGGTAACCATGCTTTGTTAACGGATGATGATTTGTTAGAAGCTAACAATGAAATGCATTATCTGCGCTTATTACAAGTATTAAAAGCGGCGTTAATTCGTGATGAACATTTTTCGTATGCATTACGTTGTATCGATTTAATTTTAGAACTTGAACCTGATGAACCGTATGAGATCCGCGATCGTGGCTTCTTATTGCAGCAACTCGATTGTAAAAAATTAGCTGGCGAAGACTTCGCTTATTTTATTGAGCAATGCCCAGACGATCCGATCACGCGAGTATTAAAAGCACAAGTTGAAGAACTTGCTGTCGCCAATGATACGATTCATTAA
- a CDS encoding SirB2 family protein, giving the protein MDIVIPLHLATLLLSVVMYFVNFAFSVKQSPYLEHAGFIKSRQVIDMLTVMMIALVCMVSGRVPFVDTVMTEKLISTLAIAFMMFMSLQQAKNLFFRCFAFAGSIGWLFYVYSLAVNGEAYLLR; this is encoded by the coding sequence ATGGATATTGTTATTCCGTTACATCTTGCGACGCTATTATTAAGCGTGGTGATGTACTTTGTAAATTTTGCCTTCAGCGTGAAGCAATCCCCTTATCTTGAGCATGCTGGGTTTATTAAATCACGTCAGGTAATCGATATGCTCACCGTAATGATGATTGCCTTAGTGTGTATGGTATCGGGTCGTGTACCGTTTGTAGATACGGTGATGACCGAAAAATTAATCTCGACACTGGCCATCGCTTTTATGATGTTTATGTCACTACAGCAAGCTAAGAATCTATTTTTCCGCTGTTTTGCATTTGCAGGTAGTATTGGTTGGTTATTTTATGTCTATTCACTCGCCGTTAACGGCGAAGCATATTTGCTGAGGTAG
- the prmC gene encoding peptide chain release factor N(5)-glutamine methyltransferase yields MKTIAQILQWAVKQLTDSESPKLDAEVILCFLLEKDRSYLFAWDDKVLDDDIISRFSALICRRQAGEPVAHILGYREFWSLELEVSADTLIPRPDTEVLVEQALACMPTFACQVLDLGTGTGAIALALASESPQATVTAVEYNQAAAALARRNAQRCGLDVEILQGSWFEPLGREQRFDVIVSNPPYIEEHDPHLAMGDVRFEPLTALVADEDGLADLKHIISHGYPFLNVGGWLLVEHGFEQGAAVRDLFTAADYHQVITYKDYGNNDRITVGQRKEA; encoded by the coding sequence GTGAAAACAATTGCACAAATACTGCAGTGGGCTGTCAAACAGCTCACTGACAGCGAAAGCCCGAAACTTGATGCTGAAGTCATCCTGTGTTTTCTATTAGAGAAAGATCGCAGTTATCTTTTCGCTTGGGATGACAAAGTGTTGGATGATGACATTATCAGCCGTTTTTCTGCACTTATCTGCCGTCGTCAGGCGGGTGAACCTGTCGCTCATATTCTTGGTTACCGTGAGTTTTGGTCATTAGAATTAGAAGTCTCTGCTGATACCTTAATTCCAAGACCAGATACCGAAGTATTAGTCGAACAAGCCCTTGCTTGTATGCCGACATTTGCTTGTCAGGTATTAGATTTAGGTACGGGTACTGGTGCGATAGCACTGGCACTTGCATCGGAATCGCCACAGGCAACTGTAACTGCTGTTGAGTATAATCAAGCTGCGGCGGCATTGGCACGTCGCAATGCTCAACGCTGTGGGCTTGATGTTGAGATATTGCAAGGTAGCTGGTTTGAACCTTTAGGGCGTGAACAACGTTTTGATGTGATCGTCAGTAACCCGCCTTATATTGAGGAACATGATCCCCATCTCGCAATGGGCGATGTGCGTTTTGAACCGTTAACGGCATTAGTCGCTGACGAAGATGGCCTTGCTGATCTTAAACATATTATTAGCCACGGTTATCCGTTCTTAAATGTTGGTGGTTGGTTACTCGTCGAACATGGCTTTGAACAAGGTGCTGCGGTACGTGATTTATTTACCGCCGCGGATTACCATCAGGTTATTACTTATAAAGATTATGGTAATAACGATCGTATTACTGTCGGACAACGAAAAGAAGCTTAA